In Chitinophaga varians, the following are encoded in one genomic region:
- a CDS encoding HAD family hydrolase, whose amino-acid sequence MTGIAFFDFDGTITHKDTMWEIIRFQKGSAALYRGIARLAPGLVRFKLGRQTAQESKEQVLRHFFGGMPEEQFTENCRRFCRERLPLLVREPALAAIRKHQQEGRQVVVVTASAHNWVEPWCVAQGIDCIASTLEVQDGRITGRLSGVNCNGEEKVVRIQQRFNLHDYTDIYAYGDTSGDRPMLALAQYATYKPFRK is encoded by the coding sequence GTGACGGGCATCGCCTTTTTCGATTTCGACGGTACCATCACCCATAAGGACACGATGTGGGAGATCATCCGTTTCCAGAAGGGAAGCGCCGCCCTGTACCGGGGTATCGCCCGGCTGGCACCCGGACTGGTCCGTTTTAAACTGGGCAGGCAAACAGCACAGGAAAGCAAGGAGCAGGTGCTGCGCCATTTTTTCGGCGGGATGCCGGAAGAGCAGTTTACCGAAAACTGCCGGCGTTTTTGCAGGGAACGGCTGCCGTTGTTGGTACGTGAGCCTGCGCTGGCAGCTATCCGTAAGCATCAACAGGAGGGCCGTCAGGTGGTGGTGGTAACCGCTTCTGCCCATAATTGGGTGGAGCCCTGGTGCGTGGCACAGGGCATCGACTGTATTGCCAGCACCCTGGAAGTGCAGGACGGACGGATCACAGGGCGGCTCTCCGGCGTGAATTGCAATGGTGAGGAGAAAGTAGTGCGTATACAGCAGCGGTTTAACCTGCACGACTATACGGATATCTACGCTTACGGCGACACCAGCGGCGACCGGCCTATGCTGGCGCTGGCACAATACGCTACCTACAAACCTTTCAGAAAATAA
- a CDS encoding FAD-dependent oxidoreductase encodes MQKRLANWGNYPAITSEESAYTQEEQLRSFVVANHGFIARGNGRCYGDASLGKHSLSMLRYDKVLSFDTTAGVLETQAGVTLDQILDIIVPKGWFLPVTPGTKFITVGGAVASDVHGKNHHLEGAFSGHITEMDVIIGDGTTVTCSPDRHTDLYWATCGGMGLTGVITRVKFGLKKMETAYIKQKQIKARNLEEVVRLFDEYKHYTYSMAWIDCLQKGDSFGRSILIVGEHATKAELNGKQAQAPLQLPSKPRLTVPFNLPSFILNTFTVKAFNWLYYGKNFKKEINNVVPYEPFFYPLDAILHWNRGYGKAGFIQYQFVLSLDQKDGLIAILRRISEKGWGSFLAVLKVFGRQDSLISFPMEGYTLALDFPVRKGLFEFLDELDEIVLQYGGRLYLSKDARMKQDVFWKSYPNAERFAEIVKAYNPGKRFESLQSERLLLTK; translated from the coding sequence ATGCAGAAGCGGTTAGCTAACTGGGGTAATTACCCCGCTATTACATCTGAAGAAAGTGCGTATACGCAGGAAGAGCAGCTACGGTCGTTCGTAGTGGCCAATCATGGGTTTATTGCCCGTGGCAATGGCCGTTGTTACGGAGATGCCTCCCTGGGGAAGCACAGCCTGTCGATGCTCCGGTACGACAAGGTCCTCTCTTTCGATACCACTGCCGGCGTGCTGGAGACCCAGGCGGGTGTTACACTTGACCAGATACTGGACATCATTGTCCCTAAAGGATGGTTCCTGCCGGTAACGCCAGGGACCAAGTTCATTACGGTAGGCGGTGCGGTAGCGTCCGACGTGCATGGTAAAAACCATCACTTGGAAGGCGCGTTCTCCGGCCACATTACTGAAATGGACGTGATCATCGGCGACGGCACTACGGTCACCTGTTCACCTGACCGGCATACTGACCTGTACTGGGCTACCTGCGGCGGGATGGGACTTACCGGAGTGATCACCCGTGTAAAATTCGGCCTGAAAAAAATGGAGACGGCCTACATCAAACAAAAACAAATCAAAGCCCGTAACCTCGAAGAGGTGGTGCGGCTGTTTGACGAGTATAAACACTATACCTATTCCATGGCATGGATTGACTGCCTGCAAAAAGGGGATTCCTTTGGGCGCAGCATCCTGATCGTGGGAGAACACGCTACCAAAGCGGAACTGAACGGGAAACAAGCGCAGGCTCCGTTGCAACTACCATCTAAACCGCGGCTGACCGTACCGTTTAACCTGCCTTCTTTCATCCTGAACACATTTACCGTTAAGGCCTTCAACTGGTTGTACTACGGCAAGAACTTCAAAAAGGAGATCAACAACGTGGTGCCTTATGAACCGTTCTTCTATCCGCTGGACGCCATCCTGCACTGGAACCGCGGTTACGGTAAGGCAGGCTTCATACAATATCAGTTTGTATTGTCACTGGACCAGAAGGATGGACTGATTGCGATCCTGCGGCGCATCAGTGAAAAAGGATGGGGATCTTTTCTCGCTGTACTGAAAGTGTTTGGCCGGCAGGACTCCCTGATCTCTTTCCCGATGGAAGGTTATACGCTGGCACTGGATTTCCCGGTACGGAAAGGGCTTTTCGAATTCCTCGATGAGCTGGACGAAATAGTGTTGCAGTATGGCGGCCGTTTGTACCTGTCCAAAGATGCCCGTATGAAACAGGACGTGTTCTGGAAAAGTTACCCCAACGCGGAACGTTTTGCAGAGATCGTGAAGGCATATAACCCTGGTAAACGGTTTGAATCACTGCAATCAGAAAGGTTACTGCTGACAAAATAG
- a CDS encoding SDR family oxidoreductase, which translates to MPTVLLLGAGSDMAVAIARRFAAAQYDIQLAGRQAAALRPLQQDLQIRYGITATVHSFDATAYDTHADFLAALPVTPDITVCAFGYLGDQEQAQHDWQEASRILHANFTGAVSVLNVIANVYEAKKAGMIVGISSVAGERGRQSNYIYGSAKAGFTAYLSGLRNRLFRSGVHVMSVQPGFVNTRMTQHLTLPPLLTAQPEQVARVVFKAVQRKKNVLFVKWPWRYIMLIIKLIPEPIFKKLKL; encoded by the coding sequence ATGCCTACAGTACTTCTTTTAGGCGCAGGCTCGGACATGGCAGTGGCCATAGCGCGCCGGTTTGCTGCCGCTCAATATGATATACAACTGGCTGGCCGTCAGGCCGCCGCGCTGCGTCCTTTGCAGCAGGACCTTCAGATAAGGTACGGTATTACCGCTACCGTGCATTCTTTCGATGCCACTGCTTACGATACGCATGCCGATTTTTTGGCCGCCCTGCCTGTAACACCGGACATTACGGTATGTGCCTTTGGGTACCTGGGAGACCAGGAGCAGGCGCAACACGACTGGCAGGAGGCATCCCGCATCCTGCACGCCAATTTCACAGGTGCTGTGTCTGTACTAAATGTGATCGCCAATGTTTACGAAGCAAAGAAAGCCGGCATGATCGTCGGCATCAGTTCCGTGGCAGGTGAAAGGGGAAGGCAAAGCAATTATATATATGGTAGTGCGAAGGCCGGTTTTACCGCCTATCTCAGCGGGTTGCGCAACCGCCTTTTTCGTAGTGGCGTTCACGTAATGAGCGTGCAGCCGGGGTTCGTCAACACCCGGATGACCCAGCATCTGACCCTGCCGCCGTTACTGACGGCGCAACCGGAACAGGTGGCCCGGGTGGTGTTCAAAGCGGTGCAACGGAAGAAAAATGTATTGTTCGTAAAATGGCCATGGAGATATATCATGCTGATTATTAAGTTGATACCTGAGCCCATCTTTAAAAAATTAAAACTGTGA